A window from Shewanella livingstonensis encodes these proteins:
- a CDS encoding isochorismate synthase — MTGHFFSSQFSELITKIEQLRNIPICDPIVQLSVNAPALPLISWLSAQTLYPKVYWHGRDRNEDVAAIGSCKTFYFADQIDDNALAQIYQQQRSKTNHQDIRYYGGLAFDRTVECWPEFGRAHFILPRIELRRSGNHVRVLVNLNFENGETEAEIQAALDAIKTVQKPRPLSPPNKLTLMGRSDLPNFARWKELVEQVTQANFIKSIPKVVLSRHSQIDVDDNIDPWTVLACWQGRNPNSFQFGFQFSPERAFISCSPERLYLRRQQELFTEALAGTTIRGLNPDEDNLLAQALLDDIKNSHENQLVREHIVDVLTPLSQYVGADEQPKIFKLNHIQHLHRAIRAQLKPGVSDFELLRALHPTPAVGGLPRDAALNFIRQREGYARGWYAGACGYLNRHESEFSVAIRSALIEPRRINLFAGAGIVAGSDPEAEWQELENKLATVLSILIDF; from the coding sequence TTGACAGGTCACTTTTTTTCATCACAATTTAGCGAATTAATCACTAAGATCGAACAACTGCGCAACATACCGATCTGTGATCCTATTGTGCAACTGTCTGTTAACGCTCCAGCACTGCCATTAATATCGTGGTTAAGTGCTCAAACATTATACCCCAAAGTTTATTGGCACGGCCGTGATAGAAACGAAGATGTCGCCGCCATAGGCTCATGCAAGACGTTTTATTTTGCTGACCAAATCGACGATAATGCTTTAGCACAAATTTATCAGCAACAGCGAAGCAAAACCAATCATCAAGATATTCGTTACTACGGCGGTTTAGCCTTCGATCGTACAGTAGAATGTTGGCCTGAATTTGGTCGTGCACACTTTATATTGCCCAGAATTGAATTACGCCGCAGTGGGAATCACGTTAGGGTATTAGTGAACCTTAATTTTGAAAATGGTGAAACTGAAGCCGAAATCCAAGCTGCACTTGATGCTATAAAAACAGTGCAAAAACCACGTCCCTTATCGCCGCCCAACAAACTCACATTAATGGGTCGGAGTGATTTACCTAATTTTGCCCGCTGGAAGGAATTAGTTGAACAGGTCACCCAAGCTAATTTCATCAAATCGATACCCAAAGTCGTATTATCACGCCACAGCCAAATTGATGTAGATGATAATATTGACCCCTGGACAGTGCTAGCTTGCTGGCAAGGGCGTAATCCAAATAGTTTCCAATTTGGATTCCAATTTAGCCCTGAACGCGCCTTTATATCTTGCTCACCAGAACGATTATACTTACGCCGTCAGCAAGAACTGTTTACTGAAGCATTAGCGGGAACGACGATTAGAGGACTTAATCCAGATGAAGATAATTTATTAGCACAAGCGTTATTAGATGACATTAAAAATAGCCACGAGAACCAATTAGTCAGAGAACATATTGTCGATGTGCTAACGCCATTGAGCCAATATGTAGGTGCTGATGAGCAACCCAAAATTTTTAAGCTTAATCATATTCAACATTTGCACCGCGCTATCCGAGCTCAGTTAAAACCCGGTGTGAGTGATTTTGAATTATTACGGGCTTTGCATCCAACGCCTGCTGTAGGAGGTTTACCACGCGATGCTGCACTGAACTTTATTCGTCAACGAGAAGGTTATGCTAGAGGCTGGTATGCTGGGGCTTGTGGGTATTTAAATCGCCATGAATCAGAGTTCTCTGTCGCAATTAGAAGTGCACTCATAGAGCCTAGAAGAATTAATTTGTTTGCTGGAGCAGGCATTGTAGCAGGCTCAGATCCTGAGGCAGAATGGCAAGAACTGGAAAATAAGTTAGCCACCGTTTTGTCTATTTTGATCGACTTTTAA
- a CDS encoding 7-cyano-7-deazaguanine/7-aminomethyl-7-deazaguanine transporter, whose product MLTLTQAKYRRALMLLVSFHILIICASNYLVQLPFQLFSYHTTWGAFSFPFVYLATDLTVRVFGQQAARSIILKAMVPALVVSYLVGVLFHQGQLQALDALAEWNNFVFRIAFASFVAYLIGQLMDITVFAKLRQAKAWWVAPAASTLVGNLVDTLVFFSVAFYASSDVFMATHWPEIATVDYAFKLIVSLGLFLPAYGVLLKVLQDKILLNSVTDNDGAIVQVSK is encoded by the coding sequence ATGTTGACATTAACCCAGGCGAAATATCGCCGAGCACTGATGCTATTAGTCAGTTTTCATATCTTAATTATTTGCGCAAGTAACTACCTTGTTCAATTACCATTCCAGCTATTTAGCTACCACACTACTTGGGGTGCTTTTAGCTTTCCTTTTGTATATTTAGCTACCGACTTAACTGTTAGAGTGTTTGGTCAGCAAGCCGCTAGAAGTATTATTCTCAAAGCCATGGTACCAGCACTTGTGGTGTCGTATTTAGTTGGCGTATTGTTTCATCAAGGTCAATTACAAGCGCTTGACGCCTTAGCCGAGTGGAATAATTTTGTGTTCCGCATTGCCTTTGCCAGCTTCGTGGCATACTTGATTGGCCAACTAATGGACATCACTGTATTTGCTAAATTACGTCAAGCAAAGGCTTGGTGGGTCGCCCCCGCAGCATCAACATTAGTGGGTAACTTAGTCGATACCTTAGTGTTTTTCAGTGTGGCATTTTATGCCTCAAGTGATGTGTTTATGGCAACTCATTGGCCAGAAATAGCCACAGTTGATTACGCCTTTAAATTGATTGTGAGCTTAGGGTTGTTTCTACCCGCATATGGCGTGTTATTGAAAGTTCTGCAAGACAAGATTCTGCTTAATAGTGTTACCGATAATGACGGCGCTATTGTTCAAGTATCTAAATAA
- a CDS encoding sensor histidine kinase, with protein sequence MQAKVRYRILFLTSLPILLTLISLVFITIYWNVIYTGKQLFMKVKADLVVANSTLVQVQERQQDRLDSISASWDFQHAFRLLKHTEQQPNPNAINALNILLAQQQQTSGLDFLRLISVADAAADPDLRMMLHQTQQKAFSGFMVLSAKRLERINASLATQAQITLVPTSHAKQPQQNIETRGLLSRTLLPIADLSGNVFWYLDGGMLFNRNTAIVDNIRDLVYGKGTLPERSIGTVTLFLDNIRISTNVPLEQFPKDRSKSNRALGTLVSDEVYQQVLVEGQTWINRAFVLNDWYISGYLPLRDVRGKRIGMVYAGFSESPFLHNYLLNIIELGTILVFVLLISGFLVYRGANSLLQPIEYIHQVVTAVQSGRNIRIGKLDINGDNELAHLAEQFDNMLDLLQRRNAQIQAAAEQLEIKVEQRTRSLQDKTEELERNVALLHATRQQLVTNEKLTALGELIAGIAHEINNPTAVILGNMELLKYELGDNAAVVEEEIELVIQQVGRITTIIRSLLQYSRPGEFNAPITLQPVTQIVEEMLLLARHSIEQQEVTLIKEFTATGSVEVNRPQLLQVLINLMVNAAHAIENKGRIWLRTYDWLEDGKAIGVKIEVEDEGMGITKEDLSRIFDPFYTTRKDGTGLGLSLSYGIIKRLGGTIEVSSTVGKGTIFTIGLYHKAKDDQQLGPYEGLHFGDRIQ encoded by the coding sequence ATGCAAGCCAAAGTACGTTATCGTATTTTGTTTTTGACATCGCTGCCTATTTTATTAACGTTGATTAGCTTGGTGTTTATTACTATTTACTGGAATGTAATCTACACAGGCAAGCAATTGTTTATGAAGGTAAAGGCAGACTTAGTTGTCGCCAATAGCACTTTAGTACAGGTGCAGGAAAGACAACAAGACCGCTTAGATTCAATCAGTGCATCATGGGACTTTCAACACGCATTTAGGCTATTAAAACACACGGAACAACAACCGAACCCCAATGCAATTAATGCCTTAAATATACTATTAGCACAGCAACAACAAACGTCAGGATTAGACTTTCTCCGGTTAATTAGTGTCGCAGATGCTGCCGCTGACCCAGACTTACGCATGATGTTGCACCAAACTCAACAAAAAGCTTTTTCAGGCTTTATGGTATTATCAGCCAAACGTCTTGAAAGAATTAATGCCAGTTTAGCAACTCAGGCTCAAATTACCCTGGTTCCGACATCGCATGCCAAACAACCGCAACAAAATATCGAGACTCGTGGATTATTAAGTCGAACTTTATTACCCATAGCTGATCTCTCGGGAAATGTGTTTTGGTATTTAGATGGTGGCATGTTGTTTAACCGCAATACCGCCATAGTCGATAATATTCGGGATCTCGTCTACGGTAAAGGCACCTTGCCTGAACGCTCAATCGGTACCGTTACCCTTTTTCTAGATAATATTCGAATTAGCACCAATGTGCCGTTGGAACAATTTCCAAAAGACAGGAGTAAATCCAATCGAGCATTAGGCACACTGGTGTCTGATGAGGTTTATCAGCAAGTACTTGTTGAAGGTCAAACCTGGATAAATCGTGCCTTTGTGCTTAATGATTGGTATATCTCTGGTTATTTGCCTTTACGAGATGTGCGCGGTAAAAGGATTGGGATGGTATATGCGGGTTTTTCTGAATCGCCTTTTCTGCACAATTATTTACTCAATATTATCGAGCTGGGCACCATTTTAGTGTTCGTATTATTGATTTCAGGCTTTCTGGTATATCGAGGTGCAAACAGCTTGTTACAGCCAATTGAATATATTCATCAAGTGGTTACTGCAGTGCAATCAGGGCGCAACATCAGGATTGGTAAATTAGATATCAATGGCGATAACGAACTGGCGCATTTAGCTGAGCAATTTGACAATATGTTGGATTTATTACAAAGGCGTAATGCCCAAATTCAAGCCGCTGCAGAGCAACTTGAAATTAAAGTTGAGCAGCGTACCCGCAGTTTGCAAGATAAAACTGAGGAGCTCGAGCGTAATGTGGCGTTATTACATGCAACCCGGCAACAACTGGTTACTAACGAAAAACTCACCGCATTGGGAGAACTGATAGCGGGTATCGCCCATGAAATTAATAATCCTACCGCGGTTATTTTGGGCAATATGGAGCTATTAAAATATGAACTTGGTGATAATGCTGCGGTAGTTGAAGAAGAAATTGAATTGGTGATCCAGCAAGTGGGCCGGATTACGACGATTATTCGAAGCCTGTTGCAATATAGCCGTCCAGGGGAGTTCAACGCACCTATAACATTACAACCAGTGACTCAAATTGTTGAAGAGATGCTGCTATTAGCCCGCCATTCTATTGAGCAGCAAGAAGTCACACTGATCAAGGAGTTCACCGCTACAGGCTCTGTTGAAGTCAATCGTCCCCAGCTATTACAAGTACTGATTAACTTAATGGTGAATGCTGCTCATGCGATAGAGAACAAAGGTCGGATTTGGCTACGAACTTACGACTGGCTAGAAGATGGTAAGGCTATTGGGGTTAAAATTGAAGTTGAAGATGAAGGTATGGGAATAACGAAAGAAGATTTGAGTCGTATCTTTGATCCATTTTATACCACACGTAAAGATGGTACTGGTTTAGGTCTCTCTTTGAGTTATGGCATTATTAAACGACTTGGCGGGACGATAGAAGTGAGCTCGACGGTTGGAAAAGGTACTATATTTACCATTGGGCTTTATCATAAAGCGAAAGATGATCAGCAACTTGGGCCTTATGAGGGTTTACATTTTGGCGATAGAATTCAATAA
- a CDS encoding sigma-54-dependent transcriptional regulator, whose protein sequence is MSPNEHISPVSKTTMSVLIVDDEPGMRSFLMKALAKKFALVETASTIAQAEELRSHGHFDLLIVDIRLPDRSGIEWHEALNDPERQSDIIFMTGYADMDVAIKALRAGASDFIMKPFHLEQMVTAVDRCIEKRLLKRENFMLRRELSHGQSSTIIGNSEAIRDVKEVIERIAPTNAVVLIEGESGTGKELVARQLHQLSGRSGAFVPVNCGAIAPELLASELFGHTAGAFTGAKGNREGLFSYASGGTIFLDEIGEMPMNMQTALLRVLEQRAIRPVGSEKEIDINVRVIAATNRLLIDEVEAGRFRRDLFYRLNVLNIVIPSLRSRPDDVVELTHFFTLQLSQELGIKDVIWSHEDLQVLQQHDWPGNIRELRNMIERCILLGKPPAEYWKKPMSVTVNDAMGYPLNWPLKEVEKQHVTKVVGNHNGNKSAAARDLGVSRKTLDRKFKDWFNHPEQGFEEV, encoded by the coding sequence ATGAGTCCAAATGAACATATTTCCCCAGTAAGCAAGACCACCATGTCAGTTCTTATCGTTGATGATGAACCAGGTATGAGAAGTTTTTTGATGAAAGCCTTGGCAAAAAAGTTTGCCCTAGTTGAAACCGCCTCTACCATTGCTCAAGCAGAAGAGTTACGCAGCCATGGTCATTTTGATTTACTGATTGTGGATATTCGCTTACCCGACCGTTCCGGTATCGAGTGGCATGAAGCGCTGAATGATCCCGAGCGTCAATCCGATATTATTTTTATGACCGGTTATGCTGATATGGATGTAGCCATCAAAGCATTACGTGCGGGTGCGTCTGACTTTATTATGAAACCATTTCACTTAGAGCAAATGGTCACCGCTGTCGATCGTTGTATCGAAAAACGTTTACTTAAGCGCGAAAACTTTATGCTTAGGCGAGAATTATCGCACGGACAATCATCCACTATTATCGGCAACAGTGAAGCTATTCGTGATGTTAAAGAAGTCATAGAACGCATCGCCCCGACTAACGCAGTGGTATTAATTGAAGGTGAATCTGGTACCGGTAAAGAGCTGGTGGCCAGACAGTTACATCAACTCAGTGGCCGAAGTGGTGCTTTTGTCCCCGTTAACTGTGGCGCGATAGCCCCGGAATTATTAGCCAGTGAGTTGTTTGGTCATACTGCGGGCGCGTTTACTGGCGCAAAAGGTAATCGAGAAGGGCTATTCAGTTATGCTTCTGGCGGCACTATATTCTTAGATGAAATTGGCGAAATGCCGATGAATATGCAAACAGCCTTACTGCGAGTACTTGAGCAGCGTGCTATTCGGCCTGTTGGAAGTGAAAAAGAAATTGATATAAATGTGCGCGTTATTGCGGCAACTAACCGTTTACTGATTGATGAAGTTGAAGCGGGGCGTTTTAGGCGCGATTTATTTTATCGTTTAAATGTGTTGAATATTGTTATTCCATCTCTGCGCTCTCGTCCTGATGATGTTGTTGAACTGACTCATTTTTTTACTTTGCAGTTGTCACAAGAGCTAGGCATAAAAGATGTTATTTGGAGCCACGAAGACCTACAAGTACTACAGCAACATGATTGGCCCGGCAATATTCGTGAACTACGCAATATGATTGAACGTTGTATCTTATTAGGTAAACCTCCTGCGGAATATTGGAAAAAACCGATGTCGGTTACGGTTAACGATGCCATGGGCTACCCGTTAAACTGGCCATTGAAAGAAGTTGAAAAGCAACATGTTACTAAAGTGGTTGGTAACCATAATGGTAATAAATCCGCCGCAGCACGCGATTTAGGTGTGTCTCGAAAAACCTTAGACCGGAAATTTAAAGACTGGTTTAATCACCCAGAGCAAGGTTTCGAGGAAGTCTAA
- a CDS encoding substrate-binding domain-containing protein, with protein MFSQSVLANEVIKLATTTSTENSGLLGALLPKFEAESGYSVQVIATGTGKALKLASQGDVDVVMTHAPEAEAKFVADGYGIEPRGIMENDFIVLGPKNDPAAVKSSKDATEAFSKIAHKPSKFVSRGDNSGTHMKELAIWKDASVTPDFNGYTSVGQGMGKTLLMANEFQAYTLADRGTYIAYKTKLDLNISFEGGAELANPYQIMLINPTKYPDLNHKGARALSDWFISPATQTLINNYKVQGEQLFKATYKK; from the coding sequence ATGTTCAGCCAAAGTGTACTCGCAAATGAAGTGATCAAATTAGCGACCACTACTAGCACTGAAAACTCAGGATTACTGGGTGCGCTGTTACCAAAATTTGAAGCAGAATCAGGCTATAGTGTACAGGTGATTGCTACGGGTACAGGTAAAGCATTGAAGCTGGCAAGTCAGGGAGATGTTGATGTAGTCATGACTCATGCGCCAGAAGCCGAAGCAAAGTTTGTCGCTGACGGTTACGGTATTGAGCCTCGCGGTATTATGGAAAATGATTTCATTGTATTGGGCCCTAAAAATGACCCTGCAGCGGTAAAGTCGAGCAAAGATGCTACCGAAGCATTCAGTAAAATTGCTCATAAGCCAAGCAAATTTGTATCTCGTGGTGATAACTCTGGCACCCATATGAAAGAACTCGCGATTTGGAAAGATGCTAGCGTTACCCCTGATTTTAATGGCTATACTTCTGTTGGCCAAGGCATGGGTAAAACCTTATTGATGGCTAATGAGTTCCAAGCTTATACATTAGCAGATCGCGGTACGTATATTGCTTATAAAACTAAACTAGACCTTAACATTAGTTTTGAAGGCGGTGCTGAGTTGGCTAACCCTTATCAAATTATGTTGATTAACCCAACAAAATACCCAGACCTTAATCATAAAGGTGCCAGAGCGTTAAGCGATTGGTTTATCAGCCCTGCAACACAAACCTTGATTAATAATTATAAAGTGCAAGGAGAGCAATTGTTTAAGGCAACGTATAAAAAATGA
- a CDS encoding ABC transporter permease encodes MSDGWLALLQQAFSLLLSFDPHVWAIINISFSVSFAALLITIFPSIMLGFILAFSHFRGRWVVLNLVQTLQSIPTVVIGLLVYLLLTRNGALGDLKWLFTQKGMILGQMLICAPVLIALSQAAFASVDRRAWETSRTLGASWLRAVWTLCRELRGPLLLAIIAAFSRILTEVGCSMMVGGNIMNVTRNIPTAIALETSKGDFAQAIALGLVLLILAIVLNFILGSLRGKALPRSH; translated from the coding sequence ATGAGTGACGGCTGGTTAGCCCTATTGCAGCAAGCATTTAGCTTGCTGCTCTCTTTTGACCCTCATGTGTGGGCAATTATTAACATCTCATTTTCGGTGTCTTTTGCCGCATTGTTGATCACTATTTTTCCGTCAATAATGTTAGGCTTTATCCTTGCCTTTAGCCATTTTAGAGGCCGCTGGGTGGTGTTAAATCTTGTGCAAACATTACAGTCTATTCCCACTGTAGTGATCGGTTTATTAGTGTATTTATTGTTAACACGCAATGGTGCTTTAGGTGACTTAAAATGGCTCTTTACCCAAAAAGGGATGATTTTAGGCCAAATGTTAATTTGCGCTCCAGTATTAATCGCCTTGTCGCAGGCTGCTTTTGCCAGTGTGGATCGTAGAGCGTGGGAAACATCGCGCACACTAGGAGCATCATGGCTACGTGCGGTTTGGACCTTATGTCGTGAACTTCGAGGGCCACTGTTGTTAGCGATTATCGCGGCATTTAGCCGTATTTTAACAGAAGTAGGTTGCTCGATGATGGTAGGGGGTAATATTATGAATGTTACCCGTAATATCCCCACCGCTATTGCGCTGGAAACGAGTAAAGGTGATTTTGCGCAAGCTATCGCACTAGGATTAGTGTTATTAATATTAGCAATAGTATTAAACTTTATCTTAGGTTCATTGCGAGGCAAGGCCCTCCCAAGGAGCCACTAG
- a CDS encoding energy-coupling factor ABC transporter ATP-binding protein — MTLSHHSNTQLASIHATKLLVTFNQQILFSADNLHFSQGDVIYLQGDNGSGKSTLMKLLAGLIKPGQGQITSQGFASQAWWKTSSILGKAVYLHQHPYLFDGSVKYNLTYALDQRALAPEQRKKRIQQAINMAQLTDLLNHNACDLSGGERQRLAIARAWIAQPKLLMLDEPISNMDKHSQRLVLAMINQLKQDGTGLLISSHQTCGLTALCQQHWHIKQRTIHTSIHVPQTDDLHDTHTTELHYGTTN; from the coding sequence ATGACATTATCTCATCATTCAAACACACAGTTGGCGAGTATTCATGCGACCAAGTTACTAGTGACATTTAATCAGCAGATATTATTTAGCGCCGACAATTTACATTTCAGTCAAGGAGATGTGATTTATTTACAAGGCGACAACGGTTCAGGTAAATCGACCTTAATGAAACTCCTTGCAGGGTTAATTAAACCAGGCCAAGGCCAGATAACGAGTCAGGGGTTTGCCTCTCAAGCTTGGTGGAAAACCTCGTCTATATTGGGTAAAGCAGTCTACTTACATCAACATCCTTATCTTTTTGACGGCTCAGTAAAGTACAACTTAACCTACGCCTTAGATCAACGAGCTTTAGCGCCTGAGCAACGTAAAAAACGTATTCAACAAGCTATTAATATGGCTCAATTAACCGATTTACTTAATCATAATGCGTGCGATCTTTCTGGTGGTGAGCGACAACGCCTTGCCATTGCAAGAGCGTGGATTGCACAACCGAAACTATTAATGCTCGATGAACCTATTTCAAATATGGACAAGCACTCACAGCGTTTAGTCCTCGCAATGATCAACCAACTAAAACAAGACGGCACAGGACTGCTAATTAGCAGCCATCAAACTTGTGGCCTGACCGCGTTGTGTCAACAACATTGGCATATAAAGCAGCGCACAATTCATACCAGTATTCATGTACCGCAAACAGATGATTTACATGATACCCACACAACGGAATTACATTATGGCACCACAAATTGA
- the mobA gene encoding molybdenum cofactor guanylyltransferase MobA: MAPQIDAVILAGGMARRMGGNDKGLVDLNGQAMICHTIDKLTTQVNQIVINANRNQAQYEQWGYKVFSDQDSGYLGPLAGMVTALKQTQADYLLVVPCDCPMLPTDLVARLLTALEQQQADLAVASDGEYEQPVVLLLTPHLATSMQAFLDAGERKIDLWYRQHNVAVESFADQPNAFVNINTPEQKHQLAAQIAK, from the coding sequence ATGGCACCACAAATTGATGCGGTGATTTTAGCTGGCGGCATGGCTAGACGTATGGGCGGAAATGACAAAGGCTTAGTTGATCTTAATGGCCAAGCAATGATTTGCCACACTATTGATAAGCTAACGACTCAAGTGAATCAAATTGTTATTAACGCTAATCGTAACCAGGCTCAATATGAGCAGTGGGGCTATAAGGTTTTTAGCGACCAAGACAGTGGCTATTTAGGTCCCTTGGCTGGCATGGTCACCGCCTTAAAACAGACTCAAGCTGACTATCTTCTGGTGGTTCCATGCGATTGCCCTATGTTACCGACTGACTTAGTCGCGAGATTATTGACAGCTTTAGAGCAACAACAGGCTGATCTTGCAGTTGCCAGTGATGGTGAGTATGAGCAACCCGTTGTATTACTATTAACACCTCACTTAGCAACATCGATGCAGGCATTTTTAGATGCGGGTGAACGTAAAATTGATTTATGGTATCGCCAACATAACGTTGCTGTAGAAAGCTTTGCCGACCAACCCAATGCATTCGTCAACATTAATACACCAGAACAAAAACACCAGTTAGCAGCGCAAATTGCCAAGTAA
- a CDS encoding bifunctional molybdopterin-guanine dinucleotide biosynthesis adaptor protein MobB/molybdopterin molybdotransferase MoeA, whose translation MTALFSNPLPIPVLGFCAYSGTGKTTLLKQLIPLLNQRGLRLAVIKHAHHNFDVDIPGKDSFEMRKAGARQVLVASHVRWALMTEDPVDDDPQLQHLLRQIEADKVDIVLVEGFKKLALPKIELHRAAHNKPLIHMHDENIVAIACCDETIVPDSLTRLDLNNVAQIADFVQHYQQNWQAAAIKVPIDASNATTIDNSENNSNGISVSQGIAAVLAQVKPTNQTELVDLIDIDNHVLAQDIISEINVPQQTNSAMDGYAFAFNSIPSTTLKIVAEVLAGHNYPNILQDGEAVRIMTGATVPQGADTIQARELTCEQGQQLTLLEPESIVKGQHVRLAGEDIAQGEVALAAGTRLGAAELGLMASLGFHRLPLFKRPIVAVFSTGDEVSQPGDLLKPNCIYDANRYTILSMAKKLGCQVIDLGIIDDNEQTLTNTLSDAGSKADIVISSGGVSVGNADYIKMALANVGSTHFWRINMRPGRPLAVGHINQSLFFGLPGNPVAVMVAFLQFVQPAIRKLAGEVNWQPAFMPAIASQALRSKTGRTEFLRGIYTIGPDGKIHVSTTGAQGSGMLSSMVNANCLIVIGDDNDTVPAGGSVFIQPFADLL comes from the coding sequence ATGACAGCATTATTTTCTAACCCATTACCGATCCCCGTTTTAGGCTTTTGTGCATACAGTGGCACCGGCAAAACGACTCTACTAAAGCAGCTAATCCCATTACTTAATCAACGCGGCTTACGCTTAGCGGTGATCAAGCATGCACATCATAATTTTGATGTTGATATTCCGGGTAAAGACAGCTTTGAGATGCGTAAAGCGGGGGCCAGGCAAGTATTGGTGGCGTCTCATGTACGCTGGGCATTAATGACTGAAGACCCTGTTGATGACGACCCACAGCTACAACATTTGTTACGTCAAATTGAAGCAGATAAAGTTGATATAGTGTTGGTGGAAGGCTTTAAAAAACTAGCATTACCTAAAATTGAATTACACCGCGCGGCGCACAATAAACCTTTGATTCACATGCATGATGAAAACATTGTCGCTATTGCTTGCTGTGATGAAACAATAGTACCTGATTCATTAACGCGCTTAGACTTAAATAATGTGGCGCAAATTGCTGATTTTGTTCAGCACTATCAACAAAATTGGCAAGCTGCAGCCATTAAGGTGCCTATTGATGCGAGTAACGCAACAACAATAGACAACTCGGAAAATAACTCAAACGGTATTAGCGTATCCCAAGGTATAGCTGCTGTATTGGCGCAAGTAAAACCAACGAATCAAACCGAATTGGTTGACCTTATTGATATCGATAACCATGTGTTAGCACAAGATATTATTTCTGAAATTAATGTACCGCAACAAACTAACTCTGCAATGGACGGTTATGCATTTGCATTCAACAGCATACCTAGCACCACTCTGAAGATTGTCGCAGAAGTGTTAGCTGGGCATAACTACCCTAATATTTTGCAAGACGGTGAAGCGGTACGGATTATGACTGGGGCGACGGTGCCACAAGGCGCTGATACCATCCAAGCGCGAGAACTAACATGTGAGCAAGGGCAGCAATTAACGCTGCTTGAACCAGAAAGCATCGTTAAAGGCCAGCATGTTCGCTTAGCAGGTGAAGATATTGCCCAAGGGGAAGTCGCTTTAGCTGCCGGCACCCGATTGGGCGCAGCAGAACTTGGACTAATGGCCTCACTTGGTTTTCATCGATTACCTTTATTTAAACGCCCCATTGTGGCGGTATTTTCTACCGGTGATGAAGTTAGCCAGCCTGGCGATTTACTGAAACCCAATTGTATTTATGATGCCAATCGCTACACCATTTTATCAATGGCGAAAAAGCTCGGTTGTCAGGTAATTGACCTCGGCATTATCGATGACAACGAACAAACGCTGACCAACACGCTCAGTGACGCGGGATCTAAAGCTGATATTGTGATTAGTTCAGGCGGCGTGTCCGTGGGCAACGCCGATTACATTAAAATGGCACTGGCAAATGTAGGTAGCACTCATTTCTGGCGGATCAATATGCGTCCAGGACGCCCGCTAGCAGTAGGTCATATCAATCAGAGTTTATTCTTTGGCTTGCCAGGTAATCCTGTGGCAGTAATGGTGGCATTTCTGCAGTTTGTTCAACCTGCTATTCGTAAATTGGCTGGTGAAGTAAACTGGCAACCTGCATTTATGCCAGCCATTGCTAGCCAAGCATTGCGAAGTAAAACCGGCCGCACTGAATTTTTACGTGGTATTTATACTATCGGCCCCGATGGTAAAATCCATGTCAGTACCACGGGGGCACAAGGGTCAGGCATGCTCAGTTCAATGGTCAATGCCAACTGCCTTATTGTCATTGGTGATGACAATGACACGGTACCCGCAGGTGGCTCAGTATTTATTCAGCCATTTGCCGATTTACTCTAA